The following are from one region of the Dreissena polymorpha isolate Duluth1 chromosome 2, UMN_Dpol_1.0, whole genome shotgun sequence genome:
- the LOC127869616 gene encoding U11/U12 small nuclear ribonucleoprotein 25 kDa protein-like, whose amino-acid sequence MNLNKFRNFGDLLLCDLPGEITLEELQSQIALEYGQAMVVNVRRADNQVMGNILKYVWKRHWLYFDGQRLTEDNKKIKE is encoded by the exons atgaaccttaacaagTTCAGGAActtt GGTGACCTTCTGCTGTGTGATTTGCCAGGGGAGATAACACTCGAAGAACTACAGTCTCAGATTGCCCTGGAATATGGACAAGCCATGGTGGTTAATGTACGCAGGGCGGACAACCAAGTCATGGGTAACATTTT GAAGTATGTATGGAAGAGACACTGGCTGTACTTTGATGGACAGCGACTAACAGAGGACAACAAGAAAATCAAGGAGTAA
- the LOC127869617 gene encoding uncharacterized protein LOC127869617 produces MGQSQDTYGSLLVPVVIDKMPVEIKKQLASEKGDNSWLLEDLRREINREIGILETGNIRSEPEVEEFSATASFHTGANYRKPLTPTNPATPNYPRPSTGSSSHRPEIKCSFCDSDYKSHECKTHPDAESRLKIKHVLTKLIVFDVHKNQLHSGVNSTITQIRQKYWIPSIRQCVRSLLRTCIQCTRVTGRPYAAPDPPPLPKVRVSEAPPFSVTGVDFTGALFVKKATGSETKCYICFFTCASTRAVHLEVVQDLSTDSFLQAFRRFASRKSLPMVMISDNATTYIAAANHLKKLFNSQVVQEELSRKGTEWRFIPKRAPWYGGFWERLIALTKTSLKKILGRRYVSMETLQTIVTEIEAVINDRPLTHVSSSIDDLEPLTPSHLLYGRKMTSLPHHTHLPDDEMMQIQSDQTTLTNRAKQQSDIIEQFWRRWKSEYLTALREFHTTTGSNEKRIRVGDVVQIYDEGPRIRWKLAVVLELMTGNDGSVRAAKIKTKRGITNRPIVKLYPLETASDVE; encoded by the exons ATGGGTCAGAGTCAAGACACTTACGGTAGTTTGCTAGTCCCAGTTGTTATAGATAAGATGCCAGTTGAAATTAAGAAGCAGTTAGCTAGTGAAAAGGGAGATAACAGTTGGTTACTAGAAGATCTGCGTCGTGAAATCAATAGGGAGATTGGAATCCTAGAAACAGGTAACATCCGTAGCGAACCGGAAGTAGAGGAGTTCAGCGCAACAGCGTCATTTCATACAGGAGCGAACTATAGGAAACCCCTCACGCCCACAAATCCCGCCACCCCCAATTACCCAAGACCCTCAACCGGAAGTTCATCACACAGACCCGAGATAAAGTGCTCCTTTTGTGATAGTGACTACAAATCCCATGAATGTAAAACCCACCCAGATGCAGAATCCCGTCTGAAAATA AAACATGTCCTGACCAAATTGATTGTGTTCGATGTCCACAAGAACCAACTTCATTCCGGAGTTAACAGTACCATTACACAGATCAGACAGAAGTACTGGATACCATCCATCCGCCAGTGTGTAAGATCGTTACTAAGGACATGTATACAGTGTACCAGAGTAACCGGAAGACCCTATGCAGCACCAGACCCACCTCCCCTCCCCAAAGTCAGAGTAAGCGAAGCCCCGCCCTTCAGCGTCACAGGTGTAGATTTCACTGGCGCATTATTTGTAAAGAAGGCTACCGGAAGTGAAACGAAATGCTACATCTGCTTTTTTACATGCGCATCAACAAGAGCCGTCCATTTGGAAGTTGTACAAGACCTATCAACCGACTCGTTCCTTCAAGCGTTTCGGAGATTTGCCAGCCGGAAGTCGTTGCCCATGGTGATGATATCAGACAATGCTACGACTTATATTGCTGCTGCTAATCACCTTAAGAAGCTATTCAACTCCCAAGTCGTTCAAGAGGAGCTCAGCAGAAAAGGAACAGAGTGGCGATTTATTCCCAAACGTGCACCATGGTACGGTGGTTTTTGGGAACGTCTCATTGCACTCACTAAGACGTCTCTAAAGAAGATCCTCGGAAGACGATACGTGTCCATGGAGACGTTGCAGACGATAGTGACAGAGATTGAAGCTGTTATCAACGATAGACCGCTAACGCACGTATCATCAAGCATCGACGACTTGGAGCCGTTAACGCCGTCACATCTTCTTTATGGCCGCAAGATGACGTCACTTCCGCATCACACACATTTACCCGACGATGAAATGATGCAAATTCAAAGTGACCAGACGACACTAACCAATCGGGCGAAGCAGCAGTCAGACATCATCGAACAGTTCTGGAGACGTTGGAAGTCGGAGTATTTAACTGCCTTAAGAGAGTTCCACACAACAACGGGCTCTAACGAGAAACGCATTCGGGTCGGAGATGTCGTGCAGATATACGATGAGGGACCACGTATCCGTTGGAAACTTGCTGTAGTCCTGGAGCTGATGACCGGAAATGATGGTTCAGTCCGTGCCGCGAAAATAAAGACGAAACGTGGAATAACAAATAGACCAATAGTGAAACTCTATCCATTAGAAACAGCCAGTGATGTTGAATAG